From Magnolia sinica isolate HGM2019 chromosome 13, MsV1, whole genome shotgun sequence, one genomic window encodes:
- the LOC131224250 gene encoding uncharacterized protein LOC131224250, with product MVDWTEECEAAFQQLKSYLGSPSLPLKPELGEALLLYLAVSDATVSLVLIREHEGKQLSVYYVSKTLLSTDIRYPLLKKVALVLKPEAFGRLMKWAIELSEFDIQYKPRVAIKGQAVAYFITEVTPQTDPMTVHVTKPIKAKTASPESAFDPIPWKLYVDGSSNSKTRKEQLKAYMEKVKELINGFQQCVVTRIPRTENTKADLLAKLASADEDNIPRSVPIEYVVKLSINEPVSSTIQTINSEPTWLNPIVQYLDNGELPENHAEARRLKIRASCYTILNGVLYKKGYYAPLLRCLNSNEADYALWEIHEGICGNHSGERSLAHKVLRQRYYWLTIQHDSRKLVQRCNKCQRFAAIPRQPPEELTPMTGPWPFA from the exons ATGGtggattggacggaagagtgcgaaGCAGCATTCCAACAATTGAAGTCTTATCTCGGATCTCCATCTCTCCCGTTGAAACCCGAACTAGGGGAAGCTTTGCTGTTATATCTCGCAGTGTCCGACGCCACGGTTAGCTTGGTTCTGATACGGGAGCATGAAGGAAAGCAGCTGTCAGTCTATTACGTCAGTAAGACATTGTTATCGACAGACATAAGATATCCACTCCTGAAAAAAGTGGCCTTAGTCCTG AAACCAGAAGCATTCGGCCGACTTATGAAGTGGGCGATCGAACTCAGCGAATTCGACATCCAATACAAGCCgagagtagcaatcaaagggcaagccgtggcCTACTTCATCACTGAAGTGACACCACAAACTGATCCAATGACTGTGCATGTCACCAAGCCTATTAAGGCTAAGACAGCTTCTCCCGAGTCAGCATTCGACCCAATTCCTTGGAAGTTGTATGTCGATGGCTCCTCCAACTCAAAG ACACGTAAAGAGCAATTgaaagcatacatggagaaagtcAAAGAGTTAATCAATGGATTTCAACAATGTGTGGTTACTCGGATTCCTAGGACAGAAAATACTAAGGCCGATCTATTAGCAAAACTTGCCTCAGCCGACGAAGACAACATACCCAGGTCTGTTCCAATCGAATACGTCGTTAAGCTGAGTATTAATGAACCAGTCAGCTCGACCATACAAACAATTAATTCGGAACCTACTTGGCTCAACCCGATCGTCCAATATCTCGATAATGGAGAATTGCCCGAAAATcatgccgaggctcgacgattgAAGATCCGAGCTTCCTGTTACACTATACTCAACGGGGTGCTGTACAAGAAAGGCTACTATGCTCCCCTCTTACGATGCCTGAATTCCAATGAAGCCGATTATGCATTGTGGGAAATACATGAAGGAATCTGTGGAAATCATTCAGGAGAACGATCACTCGCGCACAAGGTCTTACGTCAGAGATATTACTGGTTGACCATCCAGCATGACTCTCGTAAGCTCGTCCAGAGGTGCAACAAATGCCAACGGTTTGCGGCCATTCCGAGACAACCCCCGGAAGAGCTGACTCCTATGACCGGTCCCTGGCCCTTTGCgtaa